From Triticum aestivum cultivar Chinese Spring chromosome 7B, IWGSC CS RefSeq v2.1, whole genome shotgun sequence:
tgcatatgtagtgtagttccttgcttgcgagtactttggatgagtactcacggttgctttctcccccctttcccccctttcctttctttctggttgccgcaaccagatgctggagcccaggagccagacgctgtcgatgacgactcttactacaccggaggtgcctactactacgtgctgcccgctgacgacgaccaggagtagtttaggaggatcccaggcaggaggcctgggcctctttcgatctgcatcccagtttgtgctagccttcttaaggcaaacttgtttaacttatgtctgtactcagatattgttgcttccgctgactcgtctatgatcgagctcttgtattcgagccctcgaggcccctggcttgtaatatgatgcttgtttgactcattttatttgtagagttgtgttgtgatatcttcccgtgagtccctgatcttgatcgtacacatttgcgtgtatgattagtgtacgattaaatcgggggcgtcacatgaacCTAGAAATTTTGGTCTAAGAGCATGTAGACTTGTGTGTGTTGTACACACACAAAATTGTCCCTCTGATTGAACTCAAACCACGCAagaattatggaatggagggagtacttttgaaGGAGACAAAGGAACAATTTATGCGCATAAAATTTGCTCTCTTTTTTAGAAAGGACCTGAAGCCTTGCGTTTACCTTCAGCATAGCAATGCAACATGTTTCTGCTCAAACAGTGTATAGTATTCATTGCATGCGTCACATTTCCCTCGGCAGCTTCAATCATAGCCACACAACTTTCGATCCAACGGCACAGGATGGCCAAACGTCGATTCTGTACCCCAGGGGCAGAGCAAACGGTTCCAGGACCATATCTAAATCTGAGAACAGTTTTTGATTAACTGGGGCCAATGGTTTGGTTGTTTGCCCTGGGCTTGATTGGTTTGGGTTGTGATGGGCCCAGACTGTTATAAGTTTAGTTTGGTTTGGGTTTGCATAAAAACGAGTTGGGTATGGCTTGGTATGGGCCTAAATGGTGTGGTCGCTGATAGATGTGAATCGTGGTTCAAAACCGGTTCTCGGACTGGAGGTATGCACGTGACACGCCGCGGCTGGACACACAGGTACATACGCTACGCGACGCGACGCGGCTGGGCACACACGTATTGAGCTGCTACTGTAGAACAATTacgttgctagctagcttgcttgccgGTTAGCTTTGCATATACGTCAGATTGATTTGGTTTCAACCCAAAACAAAGAACCGGGTTAAGCCCATAGATCGAAGAGTGGTTTGGTTTGGTTGAGGTGCTAAACCACACCGCCAATCATCGCGCATACGGTTTGGTTTAGTTTTGGTTATGCGCGATGATTGGCGGTGTGGTTTAGCTCTGGTTCAAACTCCATattgattggttatggtttaggtTTAGTTCAGTTATATGACCATTGCCAGGTTTAACCNNNNNNNNNNNNNNNNNNNNNNNNNNNNNNNNNNNNNNNNNNNNNNNNNNNNNNNNNNNNNNNNNNNNNNNNNNNNNNNNNNNNNNNNNNNNNNNNNNNNNNNNNNNNNNNNNNNNNNNNNNNNNNNNNNNNNNNNNNNNNNNNNNNNNNNNNNNNNNNNNNNNNNNNNNNNNNNNNNNNNNNNNNNNNNNNNNNNNNNNNNNNNNNNNNNNNNNNNNNNNNNNNNNNNNNNNNNNNNNNNNNNNNNNNNNNNNNNNNNNNNNNNNNNNNNNNNNNNNNNNNNNNNNNNNNNNNNNNNNNNNNNNNNNNNNNNNNNNNNNNNNNNNNNNNNNNNGTGTAGTTCGACCACCCGGGGCGGCGATGGCTGATGCGGTAGCCGTGGCCTCTTCCTCCGGGTCCTGGTGAGTGGTGACGACTGTTGTAGTCAGCTCATGATCTGCTCGTGGGTTGCAGAAATTTGTGCAGCTTGCCAAGTGCTGGCTGCTGTATCAGTACTACCAGTTTACCACCTTGTGCTACTCCTTGCACGCGTGGTGTTTGATGGATTGCCTGAGACTAGCTGCCGCTAGTTCATTCATAGGCAAAAAAGCTGAAAAGATGGCACGGGAGATTGAGATCACGATGGTTAATGACTTGGCGATCGGACGTCACATCATTCCTATTGAGCCAAATAGCTCTACAAGCAGCTGCTGCTCCCACTACGATCTCAGCTGTTTAGCGATCATCCTTTTTTTTTGAGCGGTAAACGATAGTAGGAGAGCCTCGTACTGTCTTGtacagtactccctctgttcacttttataaggccttgaagacatttcagacaggGTGTAGCTCATTttcagttgtctgaaatgacttataaAAATGAACTAAGGGAGTATTTAAATTTCTACATTACATGTACAACAAGCCACCACCATCACCCACCTACATCTCCCATCCCAGAGACAGGAGGGAGAGACAGGAGGGTTAGTGACCATCCTGGTCAAATTACCATGCATATAATCAATattgggagtacctagaactcatctagatgagatataatttggtctcattcactttgaaaataaaaacaaatacaacccacgtcagcacacacgcatcttatagcatcacatccaatggctataaaaggtgaatgagaccaaattatgtctcatctagatgagttctagcaaaactgatcAATATTAGCTCGTTTCTGAATACCCAGCGCAATCCTAATAGCCAGCCCTCCACGCCGGACAAGCAATTGAAACAATGGATACCTCAATGGTCGATGCCAAAATTTACCGAAAACTTGTGTGCATTTGTTCTTGTGGCTATTTTTGACCAACACAAACCCTAGAGAGAAATCCTTGAATTACTGAAATCAACGTGATATACCTTGTGCACTGCTGCCTTCAAGGTGTCGCCCGTTTCAGGATTGAGATGCTATATATGTATCATCAGAAATTAATGTAACAGATAAATTGCAGTGTTGTTGTGCAAATGTCCTCTTTCTGCTTCCCGCTAATTTTAAGCTGGTGTTGGTGGCTCCTAGATTTTTTTTTGTACATTATTGTGCTACTATTTATTTTTGTTTGGCAGTGATTGTGAAGTTGGTTTATGGATCTAAGGAGCATGCCTCCGTTGTCTACAAAAACACTAGCTGTTGACAAGGAGGTAGAGAAACCACAGTTGACCGGACTCTTAACATGATCCCTGCCTCCGCAGCTTTCTCACGGTTCTTTGTTCATGGCATTTTTTGTGGAAAACTCTCTTTGATGTCTTTGTATCGCATTGCAGTTGCAACCCGATAAGGTCAGGTGGGAGATGACTGTTTCTGGTGGCAAGCTTCTCGTGTTTTTATAAACCTACACCCACATTTCTAAGAGCTGCCTTTGGGTTGCTCCAAGAAACCGTTTAAATCTTACTCCAATTGTGAATTTTCAGGCACTTTGAGGCAGTAGAGGCCCGGTTCCTTGGAGCTTGTTTCAGTGCGTTTGTTGATGGGTGTGTTGTGAAATAAATCTTGTCTTTATTGTGCTAattaagctgtggtgttctagATTCCACTGTTTGCTTGATCAACCATTGCACTTTTCGCTTTTGGTAGGCCGACTTCTAGTAGGCACTGCTAGTAGGTTGAGCCAGTAAACAGTATAAGTAGAAAGAGACAGCCAAGCTAATCAATCATAGTAAATGAAAGAACCTCCAATTAATAATTAATATACTGTCATATTGCAGTCTATTTTACTGATCGATTGATGGATGACACAAATCAGGCAAGGTCTGAGACGAGAGAGACTGCAACATACAGCATGAATGACCAGTACACATGCATGCATCACAACATGCACAAGTAGTAGGTCGTGTCTTATTATTATTGTCACCACACCAACCTGCGGACTAATACTACTGATTAAGAGAGATCGAGGCACACACCTGAAGGTAATAATAACTTAACCAACGCCACGCAGTACAATCCAGTAATAATAAATTAACTAAGTAAAGTAAGTAATCCACACGCGGGCACACCCTGCAGTACGATGATACTACCACTCAGTAATAATTAACTAATTAACCAAACCCATCAGTTGTCCATCTCCATGCATGTCGTGTGGCGTATCATGCATgctcgtgtcgtgtcgtgtcgtcgTCGATGTTGGTTGGGTGGGGTGGAAGTCTGTCTCACACGGCGGGGGCGGGGACGATCTCGATGACCTCCGGCTGGTCGACCTCGGCCGCCTTGGCGGCGTCCTTGACGTCGATGACGGTCTGCTGCTCTGCTGCGATGACCTCGATCTTGTGCACGCCGAGGATCGGGACGGGGCCCACGGACAGGATGGCGACGGAGTGCACGGGCAGCTCGATCACCTGCACCTGCGGCTGGTCCGCGGAGCCGCCATTGCCGTTGCCGGCGTCGGCGGTAGTAGTGGGCAGCACGGCGTTGCTGGGCTTGCGGTACCAGCAGTAGAGCCCAATCTGGACGCAGCTGAAGAAGAAGCCGCCCACGTTCGGGTACTGCATGCATGCGCGCATGGCAGAGTCAGAGATCCATCCACTCAAGGTATCAGTGGCAGTGGCAGCAATGCCAAGTTAAGGGAACAAGTAGCTACTAGGTGGCATACCATGACGAATGGGTCCTTGGTGAAGAGGCCGTAGCAGAACCAGGCGACAGCGCTGAGGACGAGGCAGAAGGAGAGGCCGACGGGCAGGAACTCCACGCTCTTGGTCTTGATCACCTTGACCTGTGCatgccatattgccatgtcaactgTCATGCATGGCCGGCCAAAACGAtggaagcagaagagaagagagaCGGCGGCTTACGATGATGGAGAGCGGCGCGACGAAGACGGCCATGGAGAAGGCGAGGCAGACGCTGCCGAGGAACTTGACGCGGTGGGCCGGCGCGAAGGCGTACATGGTGACGACGAGGACGAGGCCGAAGGCGGCGACGTcgaggacgaagaagtaggcgagCGTCCTGAGCCTGGCCCGGGGCGGCGCGTAGACGAGGTAGGCGATGATGTAGACGGTCTCGATGCAGCAGC
This genomic window contains:
- the LOC123160408 gene encoding bidirectional sugar transporter SWEET11 — translated: MAGGLFDMSHPASALAGIAGNIVSFFVFLAPMATFLQIYRKKTTGGFSSVPYVVALFSCSLLIFYALLKTHSPLLLTINSFGCCIETVYIIAYLVYAPPRARLRTLAYFFVLDVAAFGLVLVVTMYAFAPAHRVKFLGSVCLAFSMAVFVAPLSIIVKVIKTKSVEFLPVGLSFCLVLSAVAWFCYGLFTKDPFVMYPNVGGFFFSCVQIGLYCWYRKPSNAVLPTTTADAGNGNGGSADQPQVQVIELPVHSVAILSVGPVPILGVHKIEVIAAEQQTVIDVKDAAKAAEVDQPEVIEIVPAPAV